Genomic window (Streptomyces yatensis):
TGGGAATCGTCGGGGTCGGAGCCTGGGCGCCGTCGTCCCGGCGGAGGGGCGCGGCCCGACCCCGGTCGGCCCGACGGCGGAGCCGCGTCCGGACGGCGGGGACCACCAGTACGTGCGCGAGGGCGACCCCGACGGTGTTCAGCAGCACCGAGTCCACGTTCATGATCTGCCCGGTCACCTCGCTGCGCAGCAGCGCCACCCCCAGGGCCGCCATCGCCCCGCTGAAGGCCGTACGGGCCAGTGAGGCCAGCGGATACGCCGCCACCCGGCCCCCGGCCAGCGGCAGCAGCACCCCCAGCGGCGCGAGCAGCAGCAGCCCGCCTCCGATGGAGCGGACGGCCTCCCAGGGGCTGAGCGCCAGATCGGC
Coding sequences:
- a CDS encoding VanZ family protein, with translation MQGPFGRRAAFRYRVAGFVLLVAHLAFVCWLTLRPTNVPWVSAATLEPLATIRADLALSPWEAVRSIGGGLLLLAPLGVLLPLAGGRVAAYPLASLARTAFSGAMAALGVALLRSEVTGQIMNVDSVLLNTVGVALAHVLVVPAVRTRLRRRADRGRAAPLRRDDGAQAPTPTIPRVGIAPWSDVSSGTRT